A stretch of DNA from Agrobacterium cucumeris:
GAAAGTGTGGGCACACGCGCCAGCTCATCGAAGCCGACGGTGACGCCGCGTTCCTTCAGCTCGCCGGCAAGTTTCATGACCTGCAGGGAATCCAGCCCGTAAAAGATCAGGTTCTCGTCGGGGTCGATGTCGCTTTCGTCTTCCACAAGCTGCAGGACACGGGCTTTCAGCCATTCGCGGGTGTCGGCAACTTCTCCCGCGCCGACAAGGCTTGCGGTGTCGATAACCACGCCGCAGCGTGTCGCCACATATTGCAGCGCCATGCGATGTTCGGCTTCCGAAAAATCGGCAACCCCGTCGCCGATCATGAAGGGCTGGATATCCTTCATGAAAGCTTCGACGGCCGTCATCATGCAGCCGATATGGGCGTAAACGCCGCCGACGATGATCTGGTCGCGGCCCCAACCCTTCATGCGTTCGGCAAGATCGGAACGCTGGAAGGCGCTGTAGCGCCATTTGGTCAGCACCACGTCATCAGGTGTCGGGGCAAGCTTATCCACCACCTTCTGCAATTCCGGGTCCACGACGGTGAGGCCCGGTCCCCACATGTCGTTCAGCAGCGCCCGGTCGCCCGGCGGCTGGTCATGTGGTTGAGCCGTGTAGATGACCGGTACGTCGTTCTGAACCGCCCATGCCTTCACCTTCGCGAGATTGTCGATGAGGGTCGTCATCAGCTTGCCGTCTGCCTCGTAGAACCGCAGGAAATAACGCTGCATGTCGTGGATGAGCAGTACGGCGCGTTTCGCGTCAGGCTGCCATTTTGTCTTGTTGGCCGGAAAGCTGGCGGCAACCGGCATCGGATAATCGGAAATAGTGGGGATCGTCATGAAGACCTCGGTGGTTTGGCGCGCCGGGCGGCGCATAGTGATTTGGGACGCCCTGTCGAGCGTCCCTTTCGATAAGAGCGCGTGTCAGGCACTGACGGCGACAGGGGGCGCCGCAAGCAGGTCGCGCAGGTGTTTCTTGTCGATCTTGCCGACGGCGGTAAGCGGCATGGCGTCGATGAAACGCACCCGGTCCGGCAGCTTGTAATCCGCGACGCCGAGCGCGGCGAGATGCTGGCGGATGGCCGGCGCTTTCAGCGCGGCATTGCGCGAGACGACGAAGACGCAGCTTTTCTCACCGAGAAGTTCGTCCTGCATCGCCACCAGTGCGGCATGCGTCACATCAGGATGCCGCAGGATCAGGTTTTCCACCTCTTCCGAGGCAACCTTTTCGCCGCCGCGGTTGATCTGGTCCTTCACCCGGCCGACGACCCGCAGATACCCTTCGGGCGTGCGCTGCACCACATCGCCGGAGTAATAAAAGCCCTGTTTGTCGAAGACCCGGGCGCTGTGTTCTGGCGCGCGGTAATAGCCCCGGAACGTATAGGGGCCGCGGGTTGCCAGCATGCCAGCCTCGCCCTCGGGCACATCATTGCCATCTTCGTCGACAATGCGGATTTCGTCATCCGGGCTAATCGGCCGCCCCTGAGTGGTGAAGACGAGATGGTCGGGATCACCAGCGCGGGTATAGTTCACCAGACCTTCGGCCATGCCGAAGACCTGTTGCAGCGCGCAACCCAGCACCTCCGGCACCTGGCGGGCCAGCGCTTCGGCGAAGCTTGCGCCACCAACCTGCAACAGCCTGAGGGATTTCAGCCTTTGGCGATGTGCGGGTGCTGCCTGCAACCACAATGCCACGGCCGGCGGTACCAGCGGCACCATGTCGATGCCGTGTTTCTCGATGAGGTCGAAGCAGGCGAGCGGCTCCGGATTGGCGGCCATGATTACCGTACCGCCGGCGTGAAATACACCGAGCGCACCGGGTGAACTCATCGGGTAATTATGAGCCACCGGAATGGCACAAAGAAAACGGGTTTGCGGCGAGAGTTCGCAAATCTCCGCGCTGGCCCGGGCGCTGTAATCGTAATCGTTATGCGTCCGGGGGATCAGTTTCGGCGTTCCGGTGCTGCCGCCGGAGAGCTGGAACAGCGCCACCTCGTCTGCCGCCGAAGGGGCGTAGGCCGGCGGATTTTCCGCAGGCGCGGCAAGCATCCGTTCAAGGCTGCGTTGCGGCTCCGTCGCGCCCAGCAACAGGGTCAGGGAGAGCTGCGGAGAGGAAGCCTTAAGCCCGTCCAGAAACGCGTCACTGGCGAAAAGCTCATGGCTGCGCGAGGCAATCACCAGTTTGGGCGCGATCTGTTCCGCATAGGAGGTCATTTCCAGCCGGCGGTGGCTGAAGAGCGCGTTGACGGGTGCTGCGCCGATTTTGATCAGTGCAAAAAAGACGAGATAAAACTCGGCGATGTTAGGCAATTGCACCAGCGCCGTGTCGCCCTTGCCGATGCCTGCGGCCGCAAGATGGCCTGCGAGATTGGAGGATTGCCGGTCGAGTTCGGCATAGGTAAAGCGGCGCTCACCGCAGATCAGCGCCGTCGCATCCGGCTGGCGCTGCACCTGTTCGGTAAGGATGCGGCTCAATGGCCTGTCGATCCAATAGCCGCGCTCGCGGTATAGGCGCGCCAGGTCGTCGGGCCAGCGTTCAAATTCGATTGTCATGGTTTGTCCCCGGGGAAAGTTCGGTCGCGCTCAGGCGGAAAGACCGCAGGCATTCAGCATGGTCTTGAGCTTGGTCTGCACCTCGGCCCATTCGGATTCGGGTTCCGAGGCCTCCACGATGCCGGCGCCGGCGAAAAGCCGCACGGTCTGGTGCTGCACGGTGCCGCAGCGGATCGTCACTACCCATTCGCCATTGCCCTGCGCATCCGTCCAGCCCACCATGCCGGTGAACAGGCCACGCTCGAAAGGTTCGACGAAACGGATGAGGCGATGGGCGCGTTCGGTCGGGAAACCGCAAACGGCCGGTGTCGGGTGCAGCAGGCACGCCAGTTGCAGCGCGTTGGTTTCCGGGTCGGCAAGACGGCCTTCGATACGCGTCGAAAGGTGCCAGAGCGCGGCCGTATTGATGAGGGAGGGTTTTTCCGGAACGTCGAGTTCCGCGCAGCATGGCGAAAGCAGCGAGCGGATATCCTCGATGACCAGACTATGCTCGTAGTGGTCCTTTTCCGACTCCGAAAGCCGGTCCGCATTGGCTTTGTCCGCCACCGGGTCGGTCATGCGTTTCGCAGATCCGGCCAGGGGGTTCGAGATGATCTTCTCACCCTGCTTGCGGATGAGCAGTTCCGGGCTGACGCCGATCAGGTCGCCGCCCTCCGGAAGCGGAATACGGAACTGGTAACCCTCGCGATTCTGCTTGGCGAGGCTGGCCAGCAATCTCTCGACATTGACCTCGGAGGCGAAGGTCAGTTCACGCATGACGGAAAGCACCGCCTTGCGTACTTCGGAATGGCGGAAATTGAGAATGGCATGCTCGACGGCATGTTTGAAACCGGCCTCGTCCGGCAGGCTGTTCTGGCCAATAAGCGCCGGCATGGCCGAATCAGTGGCGACCGGAACCGCGTCGCGCGGACTCCACTCATGGTTGTTGGGGACGTAAAGGCATGATGGTTCGCTGACATCGAAGGGGATTGCGCCAATCGCGATCGGATTGTCCTGTCCAGCCCGGCGTGCCCGTTCAAAAGCGCCCTTAATCGCCTGCTGTAAAGGGCTTGCCGTGTCTTCGCCACCGCGGGCTGGAAGAGTTATCCTTTCGCGAATTCCTTCGGCCCGCAACTGCCCAGTGCCGGAGGTAAACAAAAATTCTCTATTAAAATCAGTAATTTCGTCGGATTCGACGTCATTCGTCCTGAGTGCTCCCGTTTTCATGGGATGCCTCCTGTTCGAGTGGTTGACGATGGCTTATACTTGATTATGATAATCATGTTTTGTCAATCGGTGCAAACTCACATGCTAAATTTAACCCCGATGCAGGTGGCCTATTGGGTCGGTCGAGAGGCGGATGGGATACTCGGAAAAGTTACGCCCCATCTTTACCTCGAGTTCGACGGGCAGGGATTTGTCGCGGAAAAACTGGCCATTGCGGTCGAAAAACTCTGCCGGCGTCACCCCATGCTGAGCCTCAGGATCGATGCGGAAGGGCGCCAATCCGTCGACCCCGTCGGCCGGCCACTCCGCCTTGATGTCGAAGACCTGACCGCCCTCGATTCGGAGGCTCTGGCGCACCGGCTCGAGGCAAAACGGCGGGACTGGAGCCATCGGCAGACCGATCTGCGCACCGCATCCCCGGCGGCGATCTCGCTCAGCCTGCTGCCGCAGGGACGCAGCCGGTTGCATGTGGATACCGATATGCTGGCGATTGATCCCGCCAGCGTGCGGATCGTGATGGAAGACCTCGCCCGCCTTTACGAAGAGGGCGAAGGAAAAGACGAAACCGCGCTCTCGGGAGAGGTGGCGCCCTCCTTTTTCGACTGGGTGGAGCGTCTTGCCTCCGATCCGGAGCAGAGGACCCTGCGTGAAAGAGACCGATTGTGGTGGCGGCAGCATGTTGCGGATATTCCCGATACGCCGCCGCTGCCATTTTTGCCGGAAGACGCCACCCGTGCCGTTCACACGGATCGCTTCGCCACCACGCTTTCAGTGGCCGAACGAGGCAGTCTGGAGCAGGCGGCGCGGCGTTGCTCGGTGACGACATCGGCCCTGCTGCTCGGCATTTTCGCCGTGGCACTGTCGCAGGCGACACAGGCGCAAAAGTTCAGGCTGTCCGTGCCGGCTTTCTGGCGCGCGCCGCTGGTGGAAGGGGTCGATGGCGTCGTCGGCGAATTTTCCAATGTGCTGGTACTCGGCGTTGAAATCAGGCCCGATGAAAGCCTGGAATCGCTGCTCGGCCGCCTTTTCGGCGAGATGAACGGACTTCTCGCCCACCAGTCCTATCCGGGCGTCAGCGTCATGCGCGACCTCTCCCGTCTGCGCGGCGGTTTGCAGAACTCACCCGTGGTCTTTACCGCCGGCGTCGATCTGGTGGGCGGGGAATTGTTTTCGGAAAGGGTCGGGCGTGTGTTCGGCCCCATGGTCCACACCGTCTCGCAAGGGCCGGGGGTCGCGGTGGATGCGCAGGTTGCGGCGCTCGATGGGGGTCTGCTGATCAACTGGGATGTGCGGCTCGATGCGCTGCCGGAACATTGGTTACGCGCCCTTTTTGAAGCCTACACAGGCCTTCTTCGCCAGCTGGCGGATAGTCCTGATCTCGTTTCCGAAAGCGTGGAACGATTTGGCGCACAGCAGCCGAAACCGGCAGCCGAGGCAAAAGGAACACCGATGGAACGTCCTCTCTCACCCCTGCAACAGGCCTATCTGCTGGGGCGCGGCACCCATCTGCCGCTCAGCGGCGTGGCGATGCAGGAGTTTCGCGAGTATCGCGGTAATATCGACCCGTCCCTGCTTCAATCACGTCTCGCCGCCATGGTGGAGCGACATGAGAGCCTGCGCACCCGCATCGATGAGCGACGTCTGGTGCAGGTCGTCAGCGACGAGTTGAAGATCAACCTTGATATTGTTGATCTTTCCGCTTTGTCTTCTACCGAGGCGGAAGCGCGGATGAACGCCGTGCGACGGGATTTTTCCCATGCCCATTTCGATCTTGCTGCCTCTCCCTGGCAGGTTACGGTCTTCCGCCTGTCGGATGTCGATCCGGTGGCGCAAAAAGTCGCGGTCTTCCTGCGTTTCGATGCGCTGATCCTCGACGGACGGGCCATCGCCAGTCTGGCGGCGGAACTTTTCGACGGCGTCGTGCCGGCGGAAACTGCTGTGGCCAAAACGCCGAAAGAAGATATGGCGGCGGCCCGTGCCGAAGATGCCGCCTATTGGACGGAAAAGCTGAAAACTGCTGAAGTGCCGTCGCAGCTGCCGTGGAAAGCCCCGCTCGAAACCATCGCCGTCTCGCGTTACAGCCGTCAGAGCCTGACCGTTGAAAAACAGCGCTTTGCCGCCTTTTCCCGCATCGGCGCAAAAGAACGGCTGTTCAAGAATTCGGCGCTGACGGCGGTGATCCTCGATGTGCTGTCGCGCTGGCTGAATGAAGGCGCCCTCGTTGTCGGCGTTCCTGTCGCCCCGCAGGTGGAAGGGGCCTTCGCCAATCGTTCGAGCTTCATTGCAGTCGAATGGAATGCGGCAAAAGGTAACTTTGCCGAGCGTGCGGCGGGGCTGCAGACGGATGTGCTGGAAGGCCTGAACCACCTTGCTTTTTCCGGCATCGACCTCAACCGCGTGCTTCTTAATGCCAATGCGGGCGGGCTCGCTTTGCCGGTGGTCATCACCAACGGCCTGAGCTGGCCGACACTGTCGCCCGAATCGACCATGCGCTGGACGGACGGTCTCACGCAGACGCCGCAGGTGGCGCTGGACTTCCGCTTTTCGCAAAATCCGCAGGGTGATCTCGTCCTCGATATCGACTATGCCGAAGAGGCGATCGATGCCGCGATGGTCGGGAATATTCTCGCGGCCATCGAGCGTACGATTGCCGCGATCACGGATAACGGCGCTTACGCTTTCAATGCACGGGATATTGTCGACCTGTCCCATTATCGGTTGAACGGTGACGAGCGGAGTTTCGTCTGCCCGCCATTTCTGGAACGGATCGCCGCGCATCTTTTCGAGGGTGACCCGTCGCGCACCGCGCTCATCAGCGGTAAAAGGCGCATCTCTTACGGTGAACTCGGTGAGATGGTGGCCGGTGCGATGGCAGGCCTCAAGGCCCGTAATATAGGTCGAGGAGATGTCGTGGCGGTGTGCCTGCTGCGCAGCCCTGAACATACGGCCATCACGCTTGCCGCGGCACTGACAGGCGCCATCTGGGTGCCTGTTGATGCCGGCTCGCCGGAAGACCGACTGCGCTATCTGCTGACCAATTGCCGCCCGGCCATCATCGTTGCCAGCAGCGTTCCGCAGGGCTTCGAGGCCGTCGAACCGGAGGTGCTTCTCGCCACGCCCGCACCGGCGGGAACGCCTGTTGCCCTGGCGGAACTGGGGGCGCTGTCGCGCAGCGAGGAACCGGCTTATTACCTCTACACGTCAGGCACCACCGGCAAGCCGAAATGCGTCGTGCTTTCCAACCGCGCCACCGCCAATGTCATCGGCAGCACGCTTGCGGAATGGGCGGTTACGGAAAAGGACGTGTTCATTTCGGTCACGCCGCTGCACCACGACATGTCGGTCTTCGATGTTCTCGGCGCGCTGGTCGCAGGCGCGACGCTGGTGCTGCCGGAACCGGGCGAGGAAAAGGATGCGGTGCGCTGGAACGAACTTGTGGCCGAACATGGTGTGACGCTCTGGTGCTCGGTGCCGGCCATCCTTGAAATGCTGCTGTCCTGCCGCCGTGGCGACCAGCTTGCGTCAGTCCGGCTCGTGGCGCAGGGCGGCGATTACATCAAGCCCGTCATCATCGAGGACCTGCGCCGGCTGAAGCCCGATCTGCGGCTGATATCGCTCGGCGGCCCGACTGAAACGACGATCTGGAGCATCTGGCACGAGATCGTTGCGGAGGATATTGCGTCCATACCCTACGGCCATCCCCTGCCGGCCAATCGTTATTTCATCCTCAACGATCAGGGCCAGCATTGCCCGGCCGGTGTGGTTGGCCGCATCCATACGGTCGGCGTGAATGTGGCGATCGGTTATCTGGAGGACGGTGCCGTCACCCAGACGGATTTCGTCACGGTGGATGATCCCGAAGGCAAGCCGGTGCGCGCCTTCCGTACCGGTGACCGGGGTCGCTACCGGCCGGATGGCAAGATCATGTTTGCAAGCCGGGTCAATGGCTACGTCAAGGTGCGTGGTGTGCGCGTCTCGCTGCCGGATGTGGAAAACGAACTCATTCGCCATCCCGCCATCCAGCGGGTGCTGGTGGTGGACTATGGCGTCGAGCAAAAGGGCGAGGCGGCCATTGGCGTGCTTTATGTCACCGCGCCCGGCCTTGAACTCTCCAGCGCTGATCTGCGCAATTTCGCCCGCAGCCATCTGCCGGAATCGCATGTGCCTGGCCGGTTTCTCAAGGTTGATGACCTGCCGCTTTCGGCCAATGGCAAGCCGGATCGCCGCCGGGCGCGGGAGTTGCTGATGGCTGCGGTGGGTGGCGCGGAACCGGTAAAAATCTCCGCACCTGCGGCTGCTGCCGTCGATCAGGGCGACCGCCGGGTGCTGGATATCTATCTCGGTGTGCTGGGCAAAAAATCGGCGACGGTGGATGCAGGCAGCGACCTTCTCGCGCTTGGCCTCCTGCCATCGCATCTGAAGGCCGTTTCGGCGGAAATCCGCACCGCCTTTGGCGTTGAACTGACGCCGCAGCAGCTTCTGCGGTGCCGCAACGCCAGGCAGGTGACTTCGCTTCTGGCTGTGAAGGCGGCGTGATCCCAACCATTTCGGGCGGCGCCCGGCAACAGGAATAGTTCAAGGAAAAACAGATGGCGCATATCGATCCTGCCGGCGGCTGGCTTCCACTGACCCAGCCGCAACTCGATTTCTGGGAGGAGTTCTCCTTCCATCCAGACGAGCCGGTTTCCACGGTCGCCCATTACATCGATCTTTCGGGTGCGGTGAACGAAGGCGCGCTCCTTCAGGCGATCACCCGCACGGTGCGCGAGTCCGAGGTTCTGTCGATCCGTTTTCGCATCGGTGAGGATGGCGAGACGCCGCAGCAATGCTGCGATGCCGGCCATGCCCCGGTGGTGACGGTTGTTGATCTCCGCACGGATCCATCGCCCTTTGAAGAGGCGCTGCGGCGCATGAACGCCGATGTGGAGGCGAGGCTGGACCTCAGAACCGACAGGCTTTCCGCGCAGCTGCTCTACCGCATCGCCGATGATCGTTATCTCTGGTACATCCGCGCCCATCACATCGTCGTGGATGGCTACGGGCTGACGCTGGTGGAGCAGCGTTGCGGCCAGCTTTACGGGTATTATTGCGGTAAGGGCGAAGCGGGACCGGATTTCCACCCCTTCGCCAGTTTCCTCTCCGAAGAGGATGCCTACAGGCAGAGCCGGCGTTTCGAAAAGGACCGCGATTTCTGGGCGGCCTATCTTTCAGCCTCCGCCGATCTGCCCGTGCTGGACAAGGATTGCGAGGATTACGGCGGCGGCGGCCTGCATGCCGATGCGGCCCTGCCGCAGGGTTTCAGCGCGCGGTTACAGCAGATAGCCGGCCGTCTGGAAATCGGCTGGCCTGATCTTCTGGTATTGCTGTCCGGCCTTTATCTTCACCGGGTTCTGCCACGTCCGGACCGTGATGTGCTGACCTTGTGGCTGCCTTTCATGAGCCGCTGGGGCAGTGTCGGCGCGCATATGCCGGCCATGCTCGTCAATATCCTGCCCTTCCACCTCACGATCGAGCCACAGGAAAGCGTCGGCGCATTTCTGGCGCGCAATGCCGCCAATCTGCGCCGCCAACGCCTGCATGGCCGTTACCGCATCGAGCAGATCGCCGCCGACCGGGAAATCTCGAAGGGCCGGCGCTTCTTCTTCTCGCCGCTCATCAATGTCCTGCCCTTCAGCGCGCCGGTCTTTGCCGGGCTCGGCGTCGCGCGGCACATTCTGGCCAATGGTCCCGGCGATGGATTCAACCTCACCTTCCGCGGCGAAGATGACGGCAGCGACCTGAACCTGCATATCGATGCGGATTCGGTACTGACGCAAGCGGAGGATTTCGCCCGTTATCGCGCGGAACTGCCATTGTTCCTTGATGCCATGCTGCGCGAAGAGGTGCTGACGCTTGTGGCGGCGGAGGCGTCTACGGCGTTCCGTTTGGCGGTTTGAGGGGGGGGGGACGACTGTGGGTGAATGCCAGGCCGGCTTCAGGGTGTGAGGCCGGGTATATGTTGCCGATAAAGACGGATAATCCCTTTTCCGTCATGCCGGACTAGATCCGGCATCCAGCCACGGCGCGTCTGCGCCGTGAAAGGCCTCTCTCGCGATCAAGGACTTGATCGCACTGGACCCCGGACCAAGCCCGGGGTGACGGCGTGCGGATGCAGGGGCCGCGTCAATACATTCTCATCAGCATTCATAGGCAAAAATAACCCAGCTCCGCTAAGCGAAGCCGGGTTTTCCTTGCCCAAGTCCAGCTCAGGCGAGGGTTGTCAGCACCTTGCTCGAAGCGCCGGCTTCGGCAAAACGGCTGAAGACGCCGCTCGTGGTGTTGCGCAGCCGCTCGACTGCGTTGGGTCCGTAGCGGTCGGAGCGGTAGCTCATCAGTACGCGAATGGAGCGCTCGCCGCCGATCGTCTCTTCCATCACCTCGAATTGCAGTCCCAGCATGGATTCGTGTTTGTCGGGATCGATCTGGCGAAACTCCACCGGTTTGCCATCTGGTCCGGCAAGCATGCCATTCAGCTTGTTCCTGGCGTGAATCTGGATGAAGACCTCGAACAGATGGTCGCGGCCGGGCGTCATGCCCAGCGCTTCCTCGACGAGATCGATCGGGATTTCGCTGTGTTCCAGTGAGCCGTTGATGGTGTTCTTCACCGAAGAAATCAGCTCGCCAACGGTCATGTTCTCGCCGAAGCGCACGCGATGGGCGACGACCGTGGTGAAATAGCCGATGGTGTCGAAATATCCGCTATCCGTACGGCCCGAAGCCGAGGTGCCGACCACGAGATCGTTCAAGCCACCCAGATGGCGCAGCGATGCGGCGATTGCCGCATAAACCACGTTGAACAGCGAGGCGCTGTTCTGCTTGGCAATGGCGTAGAGGCCGTCGCTCACGTGCTTCTCAAGCTTGAATTCGACCCAGCCGCCCGCCGGCGCCTCGTCCTGCGATGCCTCGTGCGGGGTGCTATCCTGCCCGTTGAGGGCAAGGCCCTTCGGCGCATCCCGCAACATGTCGGTCCAATAGGCAAGGTGGCCGGCATTGACGCCTGAGGCGACCTGTTTTCTGGCAAATTCATGGAAGGGCGCAGGTTTGGTTGTAAAGACCGGCGCCTTGCCGGCCACTCTTGCCCGGTAGGCTTCGGTCAGTTCGTCCATCATCAGGTTCACCGACCATTCGTCCAGCACGATGTGGTGGAAGAGGAAGGACAGCACCTGCCGGCCGGTCTGTGCATCCCGCAGGAAGCGTAGCCGTATCGGCAATTCACGCGCAAGATCGAACCGCCAGCCGGCCTCTGCGTGGCGGTCCACACCCTGGCTTTCTTCGCTGGTCCAGAACCATTTGTAACCGGGCATGTCGTGCATCGGCACGATCTTCTGCAGAACCGTGTCGTTTTCGACGTAGAAATGGGTGCGCAGGCCGGGGTGGCGCTCGATGATGTCGAGGAAGGCGCATTCGAAAGCGTTTTCATCGACGGGATCGAGGAAATCGAGTGCGAAGGGAATATTGAATATCTCGCCGAAACCGAAGGCGGCATAGGCCTTCCAGAGCGACATCTGCGCCAGCGAAAGCGGCGCGGTCAGCGAGCCGGTTTCCGTCGCTTCCGCATGTGCGGGCGCAGCAGTTTCGAGGCGGGTCGCCTGTGTGGCGAGCGCGGCGGCGCTTGGATAGCTGAACAGATCGTTGAAACGCAGCTCTATGCCGTGATTGGCGAGCAGACGCCCGATGATGCGGGTGGCGATCAGCGAATGACCGCCGAAATCGAAGAAATCGTCGTCCGGTCCCATATCGGGTGAGGCAAGCGCCTCTCGGAATTCGGCAAGGATGGTCGTGGCGGTGGCGTCATCGCCAGGGTGGGCGGATAGGCGAGCCGGCTGCTCCGATGCTGCGGAGGCATTTTGAGGTACGATGCCGGAAAAATCTGCGCCGCCTTCGAGATGGCTGACGAAACGCTCCAGCAGGAAGGCCGTCGCATGCGGCGACATTTCCTTCCCGCCCGTCAGTTCGAGGCGGATGTCGCCAGCGACTGTCTGGCCAGCGGCAAGGGTGAGGCCAAGACCGGATTGCAGGGAGGGCAGAAGCAGGGGTTCGAACTGGAGGCCATGCTCCGATACGGGCTGAACAGGCGCCGCCAACGCATGCAGTGTGAAGGTGACGGGCTCGTCATCATTGTCGTTTCGCTGTTTCAGTCCCGCCAGTACGGTTTTTTCAGCCTGTTCGGGCGATTGGTGACGCGAGATCGATATCCGCGATGCAGCCTCCGCTGAAGGTGGCGTAGGGGCATCGTTTTGCAGGCGGAGCGTCACGGTTTCGGGACCGTCGCCTGCCGCGAGGAACAGGGCGAAACGCGCACCGGCACGCGCCAGAAGCGCATTCGTCGCGGTAGAACTGTTGAGGTCGAGCAGCGTGGCGGGAAGATCGACGCCATGGCTGTGGCTTGCCGGCCTCTCCAGCCTGTTTTGCCGCAACGCCACGACGGCTGAGCCGGAGGCCGGGCGCTGCAGCCAGCCGAGTGGAAGCGGGTTGATACCGCCATCTTCGACCTTGCGAGCGGAAAGCGGTTTTGGTGTCTCACCGGCATAGGCGGCGGAAATGCCATCCAGCAGGATTTGCGGCGAGAGGACTTCGCCGAGCAGGCCATGGACCAGGAAGGCCAACAGGATTTCCCCTTCATTCAACAGCACCACCGCCTGGAAGGACGGGTCGGTTTCGGCGTCGAAGGGCCTTGCCTGAAGGTCGTGCAGAAGGGCGAGGGCTTCCGCTGACGATGGCACCTGCAGCAATTGCACATCGGAGGCGGACAGGGCTTCGATGCTTTTTGAAAGGGCGCCATCCTCTCCGAAGGCAAAGCGTGCGCGAAGCTCGGGCCAGGCTTCGCCGATCGTCTTCAGCGCTGCGGTCAGGCGCAACAGGTCGCATTCTTCGCCGATGCGGTAGGCGAGAAGATGCCGGAAGACCTGATCGGGGTCCTGAAACTGCTTGAACCAGATCTGCTCTTCATATTGGCTCGGCGGTGCTGCGTCGCCTCTGTCGAAGCTCTCTTCGACGCGACGTGCGAGCATACGCGTATTGTCTGCTGCCATGGTCCTCTCCTTGGACATGTTCTGGGAAATGTTCAGGGACATCGCGCCAGGCGCGAAAAATCCTGTTGGCGGGGATCAGTCTCCCACGCGCGCCCGTTCGATCAGCGCCTGCCAGGCGGCAAGAGTGGGCTGCCGGGCCAGCTCGTCATAGTCGAGACGCGTTCCGGCAAGCTGCGAAAGCGGCGGGATGAGGCGCATGAGGGCGAGCGAATGAAGCCCGTGGCCGAACAGGTTGTCCCCCGGTTCGATATCGTGCGCCTCATCCTCCAGAACCTCGGCAAGAAGGGCCTTGAGGTCTGTCAGCATCGTTCCCGCCTCCAGCATGACATCCGCCGCCGCCGTGGGCTCATTCATCGAAATGATCGTGAACGCCGCTGGCGCCGCGCCGCCAGTAACCGGAGGCGCGCGTCCATTTCG
This window harbors:
- a CDS encoding condensation domain-containing protein, with the translated sequence MAHIDPAGGWLPLTQPQLDFWEEFSFHPDEPVSTVAHYIDLSGAVNEGALLQAITRTVRESEVLSIRFRIGEDGETPQQCCDAGHAPVVTVVDLRTDPSPFEEALRRMNADVEARLDLRTDRLSAQLLYRIADDRYLWYIRAHHIVVDGYGLTLVEQRCGQLYGYYCGKGEAGPDFHPFASFLSEEDAYRQSRRFEKDRDFWAAYLSASADLPVLDKDCEDYGGGGLHADAALPQGFSARLQQIAGRLEIGWPDLLVLLSGLYLHRVLPRPDRDVLTLWLPFMSRWGSVGAHMPAMLVNILPFHLTIEPQESVGAFLARNAANLRRQRLHGRYRIEQIAADREISKGRRFFFSPLINVLPFSAPVFAGLGVARHILANGPGDGFNLTFRGEDDGSDLNLHIDADSVLTQAEDFARYRAELPLFLDAMLREEVLTLVAAEASTAFRLAV
- a CDS encoding condensation domain-containing protein — encoded protein: MAADNTRMLARRVEESFDRGDAAPPSQYEEQIWFKQFQDPDQVFRHLLAYRIGEECDLLRLTAALKTIGEAWPELRARFAFGEDGALSKSIEALSASDVQLLQVPSSAEALALLHDLQARPFDAETDPSFQAVVLLNEGEILLAFLVHGLLGEVLSPQILLDGISAAYAGETPKPLSARKVEDGGINPLPLGWLQRPASGSAVVALRQNRLERPASHSHGVDLPATLLDLNSSTATNALLARAGARFALFLAAGDGPETVTLRLQNDAPTPPSAEAASRISISRHQSPEQAEKTVLAGLKQRNDNDDEPVTFTLHALAAPVQPVSEHGLQFEPLLLPSLQSGLGLTLAAGQTVAGDIRLELTGGKEMSPHATAFLLERFVSHLEGGADFSGIVPQNASAASEQPARLSAHPGDDATATTILAEFREALASPDMGPDDDFFDFGGHSLIATRIIGRLLANHGIELRFNDLFSYPSAAALATQATRLETAAPAHAEATETGSLTAPLSLAQMSLWKAYAAFGFGEIFNIPFALDFLDPVDENAFECAFLDIIERHPGLRTHFYVENDTVLQKIVPMHDMPGYKWFWTSEESQGVDRHAEAGWRFDLARELPIRLRFLRDAQTGRQVLSFLFHHIVLDEWSVNLMMDELTEAYRARVAGKAPVFTTKPAPFHEFARKQVASGVNAGHLAYWTDMLRDAPKGLALNGQDSTPHEASQDEAPAGGWVEFKLEKHVSDGLYAIAKQNSASLFNVVYAAIAASLRHLGGLNDLVVGTSASGRTDSGYFDTIGYFTTVVAHRVRFGENMTVGELISSVKNTINGSLEHSEIPIDLVEEALGMTPGRDHLFEVFIQIHARNKLNGMLAGPDGKPVEFRQIDPDKHESMLGLQFEVMEETIGGERSIRVLMSYRSDRYGPNAVERLRNTTSGVFSRFAEAGASSKVLTTLA
- a CDS encoding phosphopantetheine-binding protein, giving the protein MNEPTAAADVMLEAGTMLTDLKALLAEVLEDEAHDIEPGDNLFGHGLHSLALMRLIPPLSQLAGTRLDYDELARQPTLAAWQALIERARVGD